A window of Daucus carota subsp. sativus chromosome 2, DH1 v3.0, whole genome shotgun sequence genomic DNA:
AAATCACATCAAGTCATAAAAGCAGCCAAACGGGCTCATAGTCACATTACTATGTTGTTATTGTTTTGAATTAAATGTTTGGGTTACTCAATGACAATTGGGATGGGTCACATTTTATTACTTCTTCCCTTAATAAAGTGGGCTATTGCATTAAATGACAATTGGGATGAGTCACATATCTTTcatttatgtataatataagGTGGGCTATTGCATTAATAAAGTGGGTTGTGGATCCCACAAAATCTTAGTGGGTTCCTGGACACCCGCTCACCATGCTGTAAGTTTGCCCATAAGCCGAAGTATAACTTACCTTAATAAATGCATTTTTATGACCGAATCATCACTTATCTtgcattatatttaattaatatccaAGACAAGGGTTCTATTTAATTGCATATCGGTGTGTTCCTCGCTGCTTAGTCATAAGTAATGTGtataagatttttctttttctttttacagGAATTTAGGGGAGCTACTTGCTAGACATGCATTAATTAACACATATACACACGTGTAAATCATACCAGATGACACTTGTATGCAGCAGTTACCATACCCACATACAAACAGATTAGACTTGGTAGTAGGAAATTTCACTATCTCCTTCCTCTCCTCCTCTCTCACTATCTTTAGCATTTTTATGATGATAATAAGATCAACAATGTAACAGACTGCATGaagaaacaaaatattaaatgctGTAGCTATTTTTTGCGGCCGATTGGTAGATAGCTGACGAACATTACTTTACTTTTGAGGGCCCGTTTTGGCTATATAAAGAATTGAAACACAGTTCGGTGAAAGCATCTTCAAGAGAAAGCAATATAGCAGTTCTTCTTAGCATaacaatatatacataaatatataaacaatctAACAACAAAATGGATGCAATTCAACAAAATTTCTCCGGTGCTACAGTGGCAGCTACAACTTCGACTCCACCTCCACCAACTTCTTCCCCACAGAGAAAAAGAAGACGCCAACAGATTGCAGGCAATcacaaacataatatatatctacaaCTAGTAAAAATGCATGATAAATGCAATAAATTGCATATAAGTACTTCTTATCAATTGTAATAAATTTAACACAACCTTTTTCGTGCAGATGATGAGGATGTGGAGGTGATTGCACTTTCAGTAGAGGAAATCAAGGCCAGAAAGCTGTTCTTttgtcagttctgtgacaagtACTTTATCAGAGAACAAAATCTGATATTGCATGGGAAAGCACATGATTTACCCAATGTCCGTCTCAATCGTACGGTCACGAACAATAATGAGAAGCGTAGGGTGTATGTGTGTCCTGTGACAACATGTACACATCATAATCGCCCTAATGCTTTAAGTGATCTAACTGGCTTGAGAAAACATTATAATAGAAAACATGGTGAAAAAACTTTCCGCTGCACTAAATGTGTCAGAACATATGCAGTTCACAGCGACTTGCGCGCACATCAAAAAGTCTGCGGCACCAAAGAGTACGTGTGTGAGTGCGGCAGTAGTTTCTCGAGGTAAAGCtgtaattttgaatatatatttcgtGTATTATATATGCCTATATGACATGATGtgtgtattaaaatataattatcacaaaatttattttcaaacaaaattGAAATCACTTtcttcataattatatattatcttcTATGAAAATAGGCATGTtctacatttttatttttttttactttcatAAAAAGGTCCGCGCAATGCGTTGGAAATGATTCGATAATATTATCTTTATATAGATGCAATCagattcgaattaaaaaatatcatacaaaatctataataaaattgaCCACACGGGCCTATTGCTAAAATATGAAGTTctctttaataattaattaccttGAATTTTGATATATCCATATATTAATTGTTATGTAATCTTTTTTAATGATGGCATATTATTACAGGCGGGACAGTTATTTAGCTCACAAGGTACCTTGCGATGGAGCAGTGAGTAAACAACTATCTCTTTTGAGAAATGAATCTCAGACTAGCCAAGTATTTGTTGGGAGAAGCTTATTTGCACCAACTACTACCGATAATTCAAACTCTTCTTTCAACAACCAATCTATTCTCAGTTCCAATATTGCAGAATCTCATGCCAACGAAGCAATAATTGGAAGCTCTCTTGTACAAACTACTTTTGATGATTCAATCTCTTTTGTCAACAACCAACCCATTCTCAGTTCCAATCCTGCAACAAGCATGAACTTTCCCCCCTTTTTAAGTGACGCCATAGTGGCTCCTGATTCGTTTCCCAATTTACCGTCTTCAAATCAGTCTACTCATCTGAATATAACGACGACTGATCTTACCAATAACAATGGTATTCAAGGCACTGAACTCAATAATGATATATTTGATATTCAAATATTGCATGACAAATATTTTGGGTTTTCGAGTGTGCCCACCAATGTAATGCCCCCTGAAGTGCCGCAACAACAATTTACTTTGGCTGATTCGAGAACTTCAACTTCTTTCTCAGGAAGTTTGGAAAGTTCAACATCTTTTTGTCCTAATATTTTCAGTATGGACCCTAATTTTAGCAGCACAGTTGGTGGAAATTCTCATTTTCCAGTGTTTGAAAGTCTTAGTGGGACATAcgaaaatcaaaatcaattaaGATATGAAGGGAATAATATTAGTGACAATATTTGGAATCTTCAAGGAGATTATAGAAGTAGCACCATCGTTAATGACAACATTTTCTATACTAGTCTTGAAGATATAGCCAAGCAAACTCATGGTCCGCCAGAGCTTGACGCTGATCAAATCAATCAAGAGCAGCTGTGGTCAAGCCAAAGAGGTGAAAGAGATATTCACTTCCCAGGATTACAAGATGATTCTAATTTTTGGGACAACGAGAGAAACTGAAGAAAACCTTTTTCCTGTACAGTACAAGGTCGGGATGTTGAATGATAGCATCCAATCTCGTTAAATTGTCTTGATCGGAAAGGGGGTGATGATGGATCTATTTAATTAGGTTTTCTtgaatcaattaaatattatcatgGAGGTTTCAAAAAAGATTACTAGTTATAAAATCATgttgattttaattatgaaattaattttatgtaattGTGAACCTTTTGTtggaataataattattaagatGCGAAATATGTAATCAAGTGTCTCACATTCAAAGTACAAAGTTTaagattttgagaagtcatctgTTCATGGTTAATTTAAGGAAACTCTATTTATGTTTTGAGATAATGGATTGCCACGGAACATATACTTTAAGCATCTACAAGGCATATGTATACGATTGAATAACTTTGTTCTCATTGCATGTATGTATCTTTTAGATGTAtgagattaattaattatctcTAATTAAAAAAGGTGTGTGCTTGCATCTTTCTTGCATGCTGATGTAGATTTCGAATGAATTCTGTATGTTAAATTGTTCTCATATGGATTATAGATCAATAAgttgatatatacatatttctATAAATACCTGCATGTTGATTTGTTTTCACATGCATGTAGTCGTTCTTATCTACAAGCTgtgatattatataaatttaatatagacacacacacacacacacacacacatattgatGCTCGGTGAAATTCTAGTTAGCACATACTTGGTAGCCAACagatatatatcaatatttctAATTAACATGTACTTGTTGAAATTAATTCCTGGAGAGTCGGggcaatttaataaaatatgtttttatcaTAGTAGAACTAAAGGAGGAACGGTGGTTTATACACTCATGAAATTGTCATACGAGTCTCTTCGATTAGACTATCTTGAATATTGTTCGGGtggttatttaataaaatttactagttgtaaaattatattgattttaatttaaaaaaaattattggttTGATGTGATTGTAAATCATTTCTTgagataataattatatattaatatgtatttgtatttaaattttcgAGTTGGAagcacaaaatttaaaatttttaaagtgATGAGACTGAGTTAGTAATTATATAACTATACATTATAACTTTATCAAATTGTATTCATGTTTTCTGATAATAGATTGCCTATAAACATATACTATTTATACAAGTAATAATAAATAGCTTTGCATATACTATCTAACTTTgcattatatgtataaataaacaTATACTATTTACATGACATTAACTTATTTGTAAATGAAATAGTGTGTGGTTGTAgagaataattttttgttacacAGTGCATTCatggattattattattaaattttatcagtTGGCTGATGTATATTCTCGGGAAGACCGAAATGGTTACATGTAACCGGGAAAGGAAACTATTTTAGTTTAGTTGATACGATTCAGATTCTTACCTTCATTATTGTCATCATATTCTTTCATTTCTATAAAAACACCCCCATAACAATAATAACACATAGATTAGACTTTATGATCGAAGTTGAGCAACTAGATTAAATCAAGATCGTCGGATCTACAGACAGAAAACACAACTACACATATTGAAAGCCGTTGATACATATTTTAGAAAGCACAAGGACAGAAGATCACAGTCGTCCAATCAAACATAACCCCCCTCTCTTCAGCTATATAAACACAAGCCCCATCCCCCTTGCATATCATTCAAACTTTCGTTCGCACTTTAATTACACaaaatagtggaaaagagaaattAGAAATAGTCAGCTACGAGATTCGAAGAAGAATAAGAGAGGTAATCAAGACACTCTTTCAATATTAAGTACGTAGATTATAGGAGTATTGTACATATACTGATTTACACAAGTGTCAAGTATTCATCTTATATGTATACtgttcaaatttaatttacTTGATATAAATTTGTGATGATATTTACAGATGGCTCGCACCAAGCAAACTGCTCGTAAGTCTATTTTGGGGAAAGCCCCAAGGAAGCACCTTGCTTACAAGGTACTAATATTATTAATCGCAAATTATAATGATACAATACAGAATGAAGATTCCACTGGTGGAGCCAATTGTTACGTATTCATAACACTTTTTTCTACCTGCGTGTCAATCACAGGCTGCTCGTAAGACTACTCCAGTGATCGGGGGCGTTAAGAAGCCCCACAGATACCGACCAGGAACCGTTGCCCTTCGGTATCATATCTACGAATTTATGTTATGATTGCAAATTCTGTTGTTAATTTTGCCCCGgatttatcatattattatgccGGGCAGCGAAATTTGTAAGTATCAGAAGAGTGCCGAGCTTTTGATCAAGAAACTTCCATTCCAAAGACTTGTACGTGAAATTGCTCAAGACTTCAAGGTTAGTTAATTTGCTGCTCTTGCGcaacttgattttttttttgatttttttctattatttgGTGGGTAGGATTTTATTGTAATGTATGTGCAATATGTGTACTGTTGTTGCAGACTGATATGCGCTTTCAGAGCCATGCGGTGCTAGCTCTACAGGAGGCGACCGAGACGTACGCAATCCATGCTAAGCGTGTGACCATCATGTCCAAGGATATTGCTTAATTAAGCTATTTATGAAGTTCGTAGATATCGTTAGGACTCGGCCGTTAATTTATTTCCTGCTTAAGAATTGTTTAAGTCTATTAAATATCAGATACGTTggtttgttctttttttttttcccaaagcggtgttttttttcttaattcttTGATTATCAGATTTATGATTCTTTCAAAAgcataaataaatattacaagAATTATGTAAAAACATTCTCAACCAcacttattttataattttctgtCAATTCCTGtaatattaatttcaaaattgtagtgaaattatatattaagataatatattaatcaatacaaatttaaaataataatgatatattattattaaaatagaattaatcatttaacataatataataatgaatttgaaataattattatttttattataccaAAATTCATTTTAACCATTTACGTGACAGAtacacatttattttaaactaagGCTTTGCTggtcaaataatatatattcacgAGTAAGTTACGTCAGAATAGCTTGAACCATCATTGGGTTTTTCCAGATCATGCAtgcaaattatttatttaatcatgcACAAACCTCTGAAAATAATCAAGAATTATAGTTAtatgatttctttttttttttttccgaaaCACAGTTATATGATTCCTGATATTTGGTGCAGAGTCCTAAATAATTTGATTTGCCGATTATTTCCTTACACATGTCATGTATTTTGGcttgtgttatttattttaattttgattatacATAATTTCTTAAACTCTAAAACTTTTTATGATCCAGGTTAGCTTACCAAATTAAATCAAGACCGTCGGATCGCCCGGCAGAAAACACAACTAACCCCACTAAAAACCGTTAGATACATATTTTAGAAAGCACACGGCTAGCAAATCACAACCGTCCAATCGGAAGTAATCCTTCTCCCTGCAGCTATATAAACACAAGAACCCTCCTCACCTGCATGCACATTCAAACTTTCATTTGCAAATCTCACATAGTAAACAAGAGAGGAAATAGCCTCTAAGATTCAAAGAGGAATTAAGAGAGGTAATTAAGCCACTCTCCCTCtcttttaattagttttttttatctttgttGGCATATATTCTACATATACGTATAATCTCAGATATAGATCACTtttcaaaattaacttttttCTAGGGTTTCTGATGTTCTTATGGATATAAATCTGTGTTATTTACAGATGGCTCGCACTAAACAAACTGCTCGTAAGTCTCATGGAGGAAAAATCCCAAGAAAGCAACTGGCTTACAAGGTATCAATTATTTTGGTTACAAGTTACAACTGATACAATACAGAATGAAGAATATTCAATTTGGGATCCAAATTGTTGCGTCTTTATAACATTTTTCTATCTATTTTAATTTCCATGGCAGGCTGCTCGTAAGTCTGCTCCAATGATGGGTGGAGTTAAGAAGCCACACAGATACCGGCCTGGAACGGTTGCTCTTCGGTATTATATCTCTGTATTTATCTTATGAATGCGCCCAATATCTGTTTAGAATTGGTGCTATATATGCATCATGGACTAATATATTATTGTAAAATCATGTAGCGAAAT
This region includes:
- the LOC108207796 gene encoding histone H3.3-like, whose amino-acid sequence is MARTKQTARKSILGKAPRKHLAYKAARKTTPVIGGVKKPHRYRPGTVALREICKYQKSAELLIKKLPFQRLVREIAQDFKTDMRFQSHAVLALQEATETYAIHAKRVTIMSKDIPLRFKEELREMARTKQTARKSHGGKIPRKQLAYKAARKSAPMMGGVKKPHRYRPGTVALREIRKYQKSAELLIKKLPFQRLVREIAQDFKTDMRFQSHAVLALQEAAEAYLVSLFEDTNLCAIHAKRVTIMFKDIQLARRIRGERA